One region of Edaphobacter bradus genomic DNA includes:
- a CDS encoding L-lactate permease, with protein MCWPRQTPPWPTASADSIHKKNYVLNTYFGIYSLSLISDTWQQPFGARSPIQAPLFTLAPHTATFALAQPWAQIYDPAHHWLISAGWSALPLIVLLLLMGGLRLKGHLAALAGMVTALVIALLVFRMPASMALLATVYGAAYGLFPVCWIVFPVLFMYQLVTRAGRFALLQQFLLGVAADSRLQLVLIAFSFGAFFEGAAGFGTPVAVCGTLLIGLGFRPLEAASLALLANTAPVAFGALGIPIVALHGVTGLDTLLLGRVVARMIAPFCFIIPFWLICAFAGFRRMLEVWPALLVAGGTYGLSLVLIATLHGPWLVDILSASASIIALILFLRVWKPRRILDASLKEIPNHSREPLSRNQLIRTALPWVIFVGCIVLWGIPHFSAWLDHLGAFPIHVHGLDQMVLRTPPAVPEPALEAAVFNLNLLSATGTGIFVAALLAGISMKLSLRDLAASFIETLTVIRFTLITVAALMAIGFIMRYSGMDATLGLAFARTGVLYPFFGTLIGWIGTASTGSDTSSNVLFGSLQKLTAQQLSLSPYLMTSANSAGGVMGKMVAPQSIVVATTATETYGSEGSILRRVFFHSVALACLVGLLVSLLAYWPTLTRLALR; from the coding sequence TGGCGCGAGGTCTCCTATTCAGGCTCCCCTGTTCACGCTGGCCCCGCATACGGCAACCTTCGCACTGGCCCAGCCCTGGGCGCAGATCTACGACCCCGCGCATCACTGGCTCATCTCCGCCGGCTGGTCTGCTCTTCCTCTGATCGTCCTGCTCCTCCTGATGGGCGGCCTGCGACTGAAAGGCCACCTCGCCGCACTCGCTGGCATGGTAACCGCGCTGGTCATTGCGCTCCTCGTCTTCAGGATGCCCGCCTCCATGGCGCTGCTCGCCACCGTCTACGGCGCGGCTTACGGACTCTTCCCCGTCTGCTGGATCGTCTTCCCCGTGCTCTTCATGTATCAGCTCGTCACCCGCGCCGGTCGCTTTGCTCTCCTCCAGCAGTTCCTCCTTGGAGTCGCCGCCGACAGCCGCCTCCAACTCGTGCTCATTGCCTTCTCCTTCGGAGCGTTCTTTGAAGGCGCCGCCGGCTTCGGCACGCCCGTCGCGGTCTGCGGAACCCTCCTCATCGGCCTCGGCTTTCGACCGCTTGAAGCCGCCAGCCTTGCGCTGCTCGCCAACACCGCGCCCGTGGCCTTCGGAGCCCTCGGGATCCCTATCGTCGCTTTGCACGGCGTCACCGGCCTCGACACGCTGCTCCTCGGCCGCGTCGTCGCCCGCATGATCGCGCCCTTCTGCTTCATCATCCCCTTCTGGCTCATCTGTGCCTTCGCGGGATTCCGCAGGATGCTCGAAGTCTGGCCCGCCCTCCTCGTCGCCGGCGGAACCTACGGCCTCTCGCTCGTTCTCATCGCGACGCTCCACGGCCCCTGGCTCGTGGACATCCTCTCCGCATCCGCCAGCATCATCGCCCTCATCCTCTTCCTTCGCGTCTGGAAGCCTCGCCGCATTCTCGACGCCTCACTCAAAGAAATTCCAAACCACTCCCGCGAGCCTCTCAGTCGCAACCAGCTCATCAGGACCGCGCTCCCGTGGGTCATCTTCGTGGGATGTATCGTGCTCTGGGGAATCCCACACTTCTCCGCCTGGCTCGACCACCTCGGCGCATTCCCCATCCACGTCCACGGCCTCGACCAGATGGTGCTGCGAACGCCTCCCGCTGTCCCCGAGCCCGCTCTTGAAGCCGCCGTCTTCAATCTCAATCTGCTCTCAGCAACCGGAACAGGAATCTTCGTCGCTGCACTCCTGGCAGGTATTTCGATGAAGCTAAGCCTGCGTGATCTCGCCGCCTCCTTCATCGAAACCCTCACCGTCATCCGCTTCACCCTCATCACCGTCGCCGCGCTCATGGCGATCGGCTTCATCATGCGCTACTCCGGCATGGACGCCACCCTCGGCCTCGCCTTCGCCCGCACCGGCGTCTTGTATCCTTTTTTCGGCACGCTCATCGGCTGGATCGGCACCGCCTCCACCGGCTCCGACACCTCATCCAACGTGCTCTTTGGCAGCCTGCAGAAGCTTACCGCGCAGCAGCTCAGTCTCTCGCCCTATCTAATGACCTCGGCCAACTCCGCCGGAGGCGTCATGGGCAAGATGGTCGCACCGCAGAGCATCGTCGTCGCCACCACTGCCACCGAGACCTACGGCAGCGAGGGCAGCATCCTGCGCCGCGTCTTCTTTCACAGCGTCGCGCTCGCCTGCCTCGTCGGCCTGCTCGTCTCTCTGCTCGCCTACTGGCCCACGCTCACGCGCCTAGCGCTTCGCTAG